The Gemmatimonadaceae bacterium region GCCTTGCTGGGCCTCGCGGTCAGCGGGATTCGCGAACTCGATGCGTGGCAGCGCCGCGCCCTCGGCGTCTGAGGCGAACGATCGCCGTGACGGATGTCGTGCTGGCGACGCGCAGTGCCGGGAAGCTGCGCGAGTTGCTGCCGCTGTTGGCCGAGGCCGGCTGTGTCGGACGCACACTCGAGGACCTCGGGCTCCCGGAATCGGACGCCGAGGAGGCGCTCGAGGTGCACGACACGTTCGAGGCGAACGCGTTGGCCAAGGCGCGGTATTTCGCCGCGCTGACGGGGCTGGTCGTGCTGGCGGACGACTCCGGTTTGGCGGTGGACGCGCTCGATGGGCGTCCGGGGGTCCGCAGCAAGCGGTGGTCGGGGCGCGCGGATCTGCATGGCACCGCACTCGACGCCGAGAACAACCGGTTTCTGCAGGTGGCGCTCAGCGAGGCGGCGCGCTTCGGTCGGGAGGAGCGGACCGCACGCTACGTGTGTGCCGCCGCGGGGGTGGGCCCGGGCGGGTCGCTGGTGGTGCGAGGGGAGACGTGCGGGGTGTTGTTGACGGCCCCCCGGGGCGCCGGCGGGTTCGGCTACGACCCGTATTTCCTGTCGGATGATCTCGGGCAGACGTTCGCCGAGGTGGAGCGGGACGCGAAGGCGGCGGTGAGTCACCGCGGGCGGGCGTTTCGCGGCTTATTGGCGCGCGTGCACGAGTTTGCTTCCCCCCGTTGACCCCGAGGCTTGCTCGCGATAACATACGCGGCCGCTGATCTGCGGGGCGTAGCGTAGCCCGGTATCGCGCCTGCTTTGGGAGCAGGAGGTCGCCGGTTCGAATCCGGCCGCCCCGATCCTGTAGGACGGTGAGTGGTACCAGCAGGTACAGCGTGTCAGGGCCCGCAAGGGTGATCAACGAGGTGGTAGGCGCCAGTAGCTCAGATGGATAGAGCGGCAGCCTTCTAAGCTGTTGGTCGGGGGTTCGAATCCCTCCTGGCGCGTGGATGCATCGCTCGGTACGGGCGGCGCATCACCAGCGACCCCGCTTGTCGGGAATCGCACCCTTAGCTCAATGGTAGAGCAGCTGACTCTTAATCAGTAGGTTCTAGGTTCGAGTCCTAGAGGGTGCACTGGAGTGGCAGGAAACACGTGGCGCGGTCTCGGCGCTGCGGAGTGCGAAAAAGATGAAACAGACCCCTTGAACTTCATCTCGCGCTCGGTTACATATCGGGACTCCGGCAAATCGCGGGCCGGACGGTATCGCAACACAGCACAGTCGCGCTGGGGT contains the following coding sequences:
- a CDS encoding non-canonical purine NTP pyrophosphatase, with product MTDVVLATRSAGKLRELLPLLAEAGCVGRTLEDLGLPESDAEEALEVHDTFEANALAKARYFAALTGLVVLADDSGLAVDALDGRPGVRSKRWSGRADLHGTALDAENNRFLQVALSEAARFGREERTARYVCAAAGVGPGGSLVVRGETCGVLLTAPRGAGGFGYDPYFLSDDLGQTFAEVERDAKAAVSHRGRAFRGLLARVHEFASPR